One stretch of Meleagris gallopavo isolate NT-WF06-2002-E0010 breed Aviagen turkey brand Nicholas breeding stock chromosome 14, Turkey_5.1, whole genome shotgun sequence DNA includes these proteins:
- the NR2C2 gene encoding nuclear receptor subfamily 2 group C member 2 isoform X1 — protein MATNMEVLAQQVMETQQVAEVQTIQNSLSDSPVMTSPSQRIQIISTDSSVGSPQRIQIVTDQQTGQKIQIVTAVDSSVSPKQQFILASPDGTGAGKVILAAPETSNAKQLIFTTADNIVPGRIQIVTDSASVERLLGKADVQRAQVVEYCVVCGDKASGRHYGAVSCEGCKGFFKRSVRKNLTYSCRSNQDCIINKHHRNRCQFCRLKKCLEMGMKMESVQSERKPFDVQREKPTNCAASTEKIYIRKDLRSPLIATPTFVADKDGARSAGLLDPGMLVNIQQPLIRDDGTILLAADSKAETSQGALGTLANVVTSLANLSDSLNNGDTSEIQQEEQSASEISRAFDTLAKALNTTDGTAAPNLADGMDPTGGGNIHVISRDQSTPIIEVEGPLLTDTHVTFKLTMPSPMPEYLNVHYICESASRLLFLSMHWARSIPAFQALGQECNTGLVRACWNELFTLGLAQCAQVMSLSTILAAIVNHLQNSIQEDKLSGDRIKQVMEHIWKLQEFCNSMAKIDIDGYEYAYLKAIVLFSPDHPGLNSSTQIEKFQEKAQMELQDYVQKTYPEDTYRLARILVRLPALRLMSSSITEELFFTGLIGNVPIDSIIPYILKMETAEYNGQITGTSA, from the exons ATGGCAACCAATATGGAGGTGCTGGCTCAGCAGGTAATGGAGACTCAGCAGGTGGCTGAG GTACAGACTATTCAGAATTCACTATCTGATTCTCCAGTGATGACCAGCCCTTCCCAGCGTATCCAGATTATTTCCACAGATTCCTCTGTAGGCTCACCACAGCGCATTCAG ATTGTGACCGATCAGCAAACAGGTCAAAAAATCCAGATAGTGACAGCAGTGGACTCATCTGTGTCTCCAAAGCAACAGTTTATTTTAGCCAGTCCAGATGGAACTGGTGCGGGAAAGGTGATTTTGGCAGCACCTGAGACATCTAATGCCAAACAACTTATCTTTACCACAGCAGACAACATTGTGCCAGGCAGAATTCAG ATAGTGACAGACTCTGCTTCGGTGGAACGTTTGCTGGGAAAAGCTGATGTTCAGCGGGCCCAGGTAGTAGAATATTGCGTGGTCTGTGGTGATAAAGCATCAG GTCGTCACTATGGTGCTGTCAGTTGTGAGGGATGCAAGGGTTTCTTTAAAAGGAGTGTGAGGAAGAATCTGACCTACAGTTGTCGTAGCAACCAAGACTGTATCATCAATAAACACCATCGGAATCGCTGCCAGTTCTGTAGGCTTAAGAAATGTCTAGAGATGGGCATGAAAATGGAAT CGGTTCAAAGTGAAAGAAAGCCTTTTGATGTGCAACGTGAAAAACCAACCAACTGTGCAGCTTccactgaaaaaatatatattagaaAAGACCTACGAAGCCCTCTAATAGCAACTCCAACATTTGTTGCAGATAAAGATGGGGCACG GTCTGCAGGTCTTCTTGATCCAGGAATGCTTGTGAATATTCAACAGCCTCTGATCAGGGATGATGGTACCATCCTCCTAGCTGCTGACTCTAAG GCTGAGACAAGCCAGGGTGCTTTAGGAACACTAGCAAATGTTGTAACATCTCTTGCTAATCTCAGTGACTCACTAAATAATGGAGATACTTCTGAAATTCAACAAGAAGAGCAATCCGCCAGTGAAATTTCACG GGCATTTGATACTTTGGCCAAAGCACTCAATACCACAGATGGTACAGCAGCTCCTAACTTGGCAGATGGAATGGATCCTACAGGAGGAGGGAATATTCACGTAATTAGTAGAGATCAGTCAACACCAATTATTGAAGTGGAAGGACCCTTACTTACAGATACACATGTTACGTTTAAG CTGACAATGCCCAGTCCAATGCCGGAGTATCTTAACGTACACTACATCTGTGAGTCAGCATCACGGCTACTTTTCTTATCTATGCACTGGGCTAGATCCATACCTGCATTTCAAGCACTTGG CCAGGAGTGTAATACAGGCCTTGTGCGTGCCTGCTGGAATGAGCTGTTTACCTTAGGCCTGGCACAGTGTGCGCAAGTGATGAGTCTGTCAACTATCCTAGCTGCTATTGTCAACCATCTTCAGAACAGCATACAGGAAG ATAAGCTTTCTGGAGACAGAATAAAGCAAGTCATGGAACACATCTGGAAACTTCAGGAGTTCTGTAACAGCATGGCCAAGATTGATATTGATGGATATGAATATGCATACCTTAAAGCTATAGTCCTATTTAGCCCCG atCACCCTGGTCTGAACAGTTCAACCCAAATAGAAAAATTCCAGGAGAAGGCACAGATGGAATTGCAGGACTATGTACAAAAAACCTATCCAGAAGATACTTATAG GCTAGCCCGGATTCTAGTTCGCCTGCCAGCACTTAGGCTGATGAGCTCTAGCATTACTGAGGAACTTTTTTTTACTGGTCTCATTGGAAATGTTCCAATTGACAGCATAATCCCCTACATTCTCAAAATGGAAACAGCAGAATACAATGGTCAAATAACTGGCACATCCGCATAG
- the NR2C2 gene encoding nuclear receptor subfamily 2 group C member 2 isoform X2 → MTSPSQRIQIISTDSSVGSPQRIQIVTDQQTGQKIQIVTAVDSSVSPKQQFILASPDGTGAGKVILAAPETSNAKQLIFTTADNIVPGRIQIVTDSASVERLLGKADVQRAQVVEYCVVCGDKASGRHYGAVSCEGCKGFFKRSVRKNLTYSCRSNQDCIINKHHRNRCQFCRLKKCLEMGMKMESVQSERKPFDVQREKPTNCAASTEKIYIRKDLRSPLIATPTFVADKDGARSAGLLDPGMLVNIQQPLIRDDGTILLAADSKAETSQGALGTLANVVTSLANLSDSLNNGDTSEIQQEEQSASEISRAFDTLAKALNTTDGTAAPNLADGMDPTGGGNIHVISRDQSTPIIEVEGPLLTDTHVTFKLTMPSPMPEYLNVHYICESASRLLFLSMHWARSIPAFQALGQECNTGLVRACWNELFTLGLAQCAQVMSLSTILAAIVNHLQNSIQEDKLSGDRIKQVMEHIWKLQEFCNSMAKIDIDGYEYAYLKAIVLFSPDHPGLNSSTQIEKFQEKAQMELQDYVQKTYPEDTYRLARILVRLPALRLMSSSITEELFFTGLIGNVPIDSIIPYILKMETAEYNGQITGTSA, encoded by the exons ATGACCAGCCCTTCCCAGCGTATCCAGATTATTTCCACAGATTCCTCTGTAGGCTCACCACAGCGCATTCAG ATTGTGACCGATCAGCAAACAGGTCAAAAAATCCAGATAGTGACAGCAGTGGACTCATCTGTGTCTCCAAAGCAACAGTTTATTTTAGCCAGTCCAGATGGAACTGGTGCGGGAAAGGTGATTTTGGCAGCACCTGAGACATCTAATGCCAAACAACTTATCTTTACCACAGCAGACAACATTGTGCCAGGCAGAATTCAG ATAGTGACAGACTCTGCTTCGGTGGAACGTTTGCTGGGAAAAGCTGATGTTCAGCGGGCCCAGGTAGTAGAATATTGCGTGGTCTGTGGTGATAAAGCATCAG GTCGTCACTATGGTGCTGTCAGTTGTGAGGGATGCAAGGGTTTCTTTAAAAGGAGTGTGAGGAAGAATCTGACCTACAGTTGTCGTAGCAACCAAGACTGTATCATCAATAAACACCATCGGAATCGCTGCCAGTTCTGTAGGCTTAAGAAATGTCTAGAGATGGGCATGAAAATGGAAT CGGTTCAAAGTGAAAGAAAGCCTTTTGATGTGCAACGTGAAAAACCAACCAACTGTGCAGCTTccactgaaaaaatatatattagaaAAGACCTACGAAGCCCTCTAATAGCAACTCCAACATTTGTTGCAGATAAAGATGGGGCACG GTCTGCAGGTCTTCTTGATCCAGGAATGCTTGTGAATATTCAACAGCCTCTGATCAGGGATGATGGTACCATCCTCCTAGCTGCTGACTCTAAG GCTGAGACAAGCCAGGGTGCTTTAGGAACACTAGCAAATGTTGTAACATCTCTTGCTAATCTCAGTGACTCACTAAATAATGGAGATACTTCTGAAATTCAACAAGAAGAGCAATCCGCCAGTGAAATTTCACG GGCATTTGATACTTTGGCCAAAGCACTCAATACCACAGATGGTACAGCAGCTCCTAACTTGGCAGATGGAATGGATCCTACAGGAGGAGGGAATATTCACGTAATTAGTAGAGATCAGTCAACACCAATTATTGAAGTGGAAGGACCCTTACTTACAGATACACATGTTACGTTTAAG CTGACAATGCCCAGTCCAATGCCGGAGTATCTTAACGTACACTACATCTGTGAGTCAGCATCACGGCTACTTTTCTTATCTATGCACTGGGCTAGATCCATACCTGCATTTCAAGCACTTGG CCAGGAGTGTAATACAGGCCTTGTGCGTGCCTGCTGGAATGAGCTGTTTACCTTAGGCCTGGCACAGTGTGCGCAAGTGATGAGTCTGTCAACTATCCTAGCTGCTATTGTCAACCATCTTCAGAACAGCATACAGGAAG ATAAGCTTTCTGGAGACAGAATAAAGCAAGTCATGGAACACATCTGGAAACTTCAGGAGTTCTGTAACAGCATGGCCAAGATTGATATTGATGGATATGAATATGCATACCTTAAAGCTATAGTCCTATTTAGCCCCG atCACCCTGGTCTGAACAGTTCAACCCAAATAGAAAAATTCCAGGAGAAGGCACAGATGGAATTGCAGGACTATGTACAAAAAACCTATCCAGAAGATACTTATAG GCTAGCCCGGATTCTAGTTCGCCTGCCAGCACTTAGGCTGATGAGCTCTAGCATTACTGAGGAACTTTTTTTTACTGGTCTCATTGGAAATGTTCCAATTGACAGCATAATCCCCTACATTCTCAAAATGGAAACAGCAGAATACAATGGTCAAATAACTGGCACATCCGCATAG
- the NR2C2 gene encoding nuclear receptor subfamily 2 group C member 2 isoform X5: protein MATNMEVLAQQVMETQQVAEVQTIQNSLSDSPVMTSPSQRIQIISTDSSVGSPQRIQIVTDQQTGQKIQIVTAVDSSVSPKQQFILASPDGTGAGKVILAAPETSNAKQLIFTTADNIVPGRIQIVTDSASVERLLGKADVQRAQVVEYCVVCGDKASGRHYGAVSCEGCKGFFKRSVRKNLTYSCRSNQDCIINKHHRNRCQFCRLKKCLEMGMKMESVQSERKPFDVQREKPTNCAASTEKIYIRKDLRSPLIATPTFVADKDGARSAGLLDPGMLVNIQQPLIRDDGTILLAADSKAETSQGALGTLANVVTSLANLSDSLNNGDTSEIQQEEQSASEISRAFDTLAKALNTTDGTAAPNLADGMDPTGGGNIHVISRDQSTPIIEVEGPLLTDTHVTFKLTMPSPMPEYLNVHYICESASRLLFLSMHWARSIPAFQALGQECNTGLVRACWNELFTLGLAQCAQVMSLSTILAAIVNHLQNSIQEDKLSGDRIKQVMEHIWKLQEFCNSMAKIDIDGYEYAYLKAIVLFSPG, encoded by the exons ATGGCAACCAATATGGAGGTGCTGGCTCAGCAGGTAATGGAGACTCAGCAGGTGGCTGAG GTACAGACTATTCAGAATTCACTATCTGATTCTCCAGTGATGACCAGCCCTTCCCAGCGTATCCAGATTATTTCCACAGATTCCTCTGTAGGCTCACCACAGCGCATTCAG ATTGTGACCGATCAGCAAACAGGTCAAAAAATCCAGATAGTGACAGCAGTGGACTCATCTGTGTCTCCAAAGCAACAGTTTATTTTAGCCAGTCCAGATGGAACTGGTGCGGGAAAGGTGATTTTGGCAGCACCTGAGACATCTAATGCCAAACAACTTATCTTTACCACAGCAGACAACATTGTGCCAGGCAGAATTCAG ATAGTGACAGACTCTGCTTCGGTGGAACGTTTGCTGGGAAAAGCTGATGTTCAGCGGGCCCAGGTAGTAGAATATTGCGTGGTCTGTGGTGATAAAGCATCAG GTCGTCACTATGGTGCTGTCAGTTGTGAGGGATGCAAGGGTTTCTTTAAAAGGAGTGTGAGGAAGAATCTGACCTACAGTTGTCGTAGCAACCAAGACTGTATCATCAATAAACACCATCGGAATCGCTGCCAGTTCTGTAGGCTTAAGAAATGTCTAGAGATGGGCATGAAAATGGAAT CGGTTCAAAGTGAAAGAAAGCCTTTTGATGTGCAACGTGAAAAACCAACCAACTGTGCAGCTTccactgaaaaaatatatattagaaAAGACCTACGAAGCCCTCTAATAGCAACTCCAACATTTGTTGCAGATAAAGATGGGGCACG GTCTGCAGGTCTTCTTGATCCAGGAATGCTTGTGAATATTCAACAGCCTCTGATCAGGGATGATGGTACCATCCTCCTAGCTGCTGACTCTAAG GCTGAGACAAGCCAGGGTGCTTTAGGAACACTAGCAAATGTTGTAACATCTCTTGCTAATCTCAGTGACTCACTAAATAATGGAGATACTTCTGAAATTCAACAAGAAGAGCAATCCGCCAGTGAAATTTCACG GGCATTTGATACTTTGGCCAAAGCACTCAATACCACAGATGGTACAGCAGCTCCTAACTTGGCAGATGGAATGGATCCTACAGGAGGAGGGAATATTCACGTAATTAGTAGAGATCAGTCAACACCAATTATTGAAGTGGAAGGACCCTTACTTACAGATACACATGTTACGTTTAAG CTGACAATGCCCAGTCCAATGCCGGAGTATCTTAACGTACACTACATCTGTGAGTCAGCATCACGGCTACTTTTCTTATCTATGCACTGGGCTAGATCCATACCTGCATTTCAAGCACTTGG CCAGGAGTGTAATACAGGCCTTGTGCGTGCCTGCTGGAATGAGCTGTTTACCTTAGGCCTGGCACAGTGTGCGCAAGTGATGAGTCTGTCAACTATCCTAGCTGCTATTGTCAACCATCTTCAGAACAGCATACAGGAAG ATAAGCTTTCTGGAGACAGAATAAAGCAAGTCATGGAACACATCTGGAAACTTCAGGAGTTCTGTAACAGCATGGCCAAGATTGATATTGATGGATATGAATATGCATACCTTAAAGCTATAGTCCTATTTAGCCCCG GCTAG
- the NR2C2 gene encoding nuclear receptor subfamily 2 group C member 2 isoform X3, protein MATNMEVLAQQVMETQQVAEVQTIQNSLSDSPVMTSPSQRIQIISTDSSVGSPQRIQIVTDQQTGQKIQIVTAVDSSVSPKQQFILASPDGTGAGKVILAAPETSNAKQLIFTTADNIVPGRIQIVTDSASVERLLGKADVQRAQVVEYCVVCGDKASGRHYGAVSCEGCKGFFKRSVRKNLTYSCRSNQDCIINKHHRNRCQFCRLKKCLEMGMKMESVQSERKPFDVQREKPTNCAASTEKIYIRKDLRSPLIATPTFVADKDGARSAGLLDPGMLVNIQQPLIRDDGTILLAADSKAETSQGALGTLANVVTSLANLSDSLNNGDTSEIQQEEQSASEISRAFDTLAKALNTTDGTAAPNLADGMDPTGGGNIHVISRDQSTPIIEVEGPLLTDTHVTFKLTMPSPMPEYLNVHYICESASRLLFLSMHWARSIPAFQALGQECNTGLVRACWNELFTLGLAQCAQVMSLSTILAAIVNHLQNSIQEDKLSGDRIKQVMEHIWKLQEFCNSMAKIDIDGYEYAYLKAIVLFSPAPVYQEFLVNPASETRLSVIFS, encoded by the exons ATGGCAACCAATATGGAGGTGCTGGCTCAGCAGGTAATGGAGACTCAGCAGGTGGCTGAG GTACAGACTATTCAGAATTCACTATCTGATTCTCCAGTGATGACCAGCCCTTCCCAGCGTATCCAGATTATTTCCACAGATTCCTCTGTAGGCTCACCACAGCGCATTCAG ATTGTGACCGATCAGCAAACAGGTCAAAAAATCCAGATAGTGACAGCAGTGGACTCATCTGTGTCTCCAAAGCAACAGTTTATTTTAGCCAGTCCAGATGGAACTGGTGCGGGAAAGGTGATTTTGGCAGCACCTGAGACATCTAATGCCAAACAACTTATCTTTACCACAGCAGACAACATTGTGCCAGGCAGAATTCAG ATAGTGACAGACTCTGCTTCGGTGGAACGTTTGCTGGGAAAAGCTGATGTTCAGCGGGCCCAGGTAGTAGAATATTGCGTGGTCTGTGGTGATAAAGCATCAG GTCGTCACTATGGTGCTGTCAGTTGTGAGGGATGCAAGGGTTTCTTTAAAAGGAGTGTGAGGAAGAATCTGACCTACAGTTGTCGTAGCAACCAAGACTGTATCATCAATAAACACCATCGGAATCGCTGCCAGTTCTGTAGGCTTAAGAAATGTCTAGAGATGGGCATGAAAATGGAAT CGGTTCAAAGTGAAAGAAAGCCTTTTGATGTGCAACGTGAAAAACCAACCAACTGTGCAGCTTccactgaaaaaatatatattagaaAAGACCTACGAAGCCCTCTAATAGCAACTCCAACATTTGTTGCAGATAAAGATGGGGCACG GTCTGCAGGTCTTCTTGATCCAGGAATGCTTGTGAATATTCAACAGCCTCTGATCAGGGATGATGGTACCATCCTCCTAGCTGCTGACTCTAAG GCTGAGACAAGCCAGGGTGCTTTAGGAACACTAGCAAATGTTGTAACATCTCTTGCTAATCTCAGTGACTCACTAAATAATGGAGATACTTCTGAAATTCAACAAGAAGAGCAATCCGCCAGTGAAATTTCACG GGCATTTGATACTTTGGCCAAAGCACTCAATACCACAGATGGTACAGCAGCTCCTAACTTGGCAGATGGAATGGATCCTACAGGAGGAGGGAATATTCACGTAATTAGTAGAGATCAGTCAACACCAATTATTGAAGTGGAAGGACCCTTACTTACAGATACACATGTTACGTTTAAG CTGACAATGCCCAGTCCAATGCCGGAGTATCTTAACGTACACTACATCTGTGAGTCAGCATCACGGCTACTTTTCTTATCTATGCACTGGGCTAGATCCATACCTGCATTTCAAGCACTTGG CCAGGAGTGTAATACAGGCCTTGTGCGTGCCTGCTGGAATGAGCTGTTTACCTTAGGCCTGGCACAGTGTGCGCAAGTGATGAGTCTGTCAACTATCCTAGCTGCTATTGTCAACCATCTTCAGAACAGCATACAGGAAG ATAAGCTTTCTGGAGACAGAATAAAGCAAGTCATGGAACACATCTGGAAACTTCAGGAGTTCTGTAACAGCATGGCCAAGATTGATATTGATGGATATGAATATGCATACCTTAAAGCTATAGTCCTATTTAGCCCCG CTCCAGTCTATCAAGAATTTCTTGTAAACCCAGCTTCGGAGACTAGACTATCAGTTATCTTCAGCTGA
- the NR2C2 gene encoding nuclear receptor subfamily 2 group C member 2 isoform X4: MATNMEVLAQQVMETQQVAEVQTIQNSLSDSPVMTSPSQRIQIISTDSSVGSPQRIQIVTDQQTGQKIQIVTAVDSSVSPKQQFILASPDGTGAGKVILAAPETSNAKQLIFTTADNIVPGRIQIVTDSASVERLLGKADVQRAQVVEYCVVCGDKASGRHYGAVSCEGCKGFFKRSVRKNLTYSCRSNQDCIINKHHRNRCQFCRLKKCLEMGMKMESVQSERKPFDVQREKPTNCAASTEKIYIRKDLRSPLIATPTFVADKDGARSAGLLDPGMLVNIQQPLIRDDGTILLAADSKAETSQGALGTLANVVTSLANLSDSLNNGDTSEIQQEEQSASEISRAFDTLAKALNTTDGTAAPNLADGMDPTGGGNIHVISRDQSTPIIEVEGPLLTDTHVTFKLTMPSPMPEYLNVHYICESASRLLFLSMHWARSIPAFQALGQECNTGLVRACWNELFTLGLAQCAQVMSLSTILAAIVNHLQNSIQEGVDPEWIHTGLLRGQATEGRTSLGPKLLPDKECCIARDPLHQLGEFNSS; this comes from the exons ATGGCAACCAATATGGAGGTGCTGGCTCAGCAGGTAATGGAGACTCAGCAGGTGGCTGAG GTACAGACTATTCAGAATTCACTATCTGATTCTCCAGTGATGACCAGCCCTTCCCAGCGTATCCAGATTATTTCCACAGATTCCTCTGTAGGCTCACCACAGCGCATTCAG ATTGTGACCGATCAGCAAACAGGTCAAAAAATCCAGATAGTGACAGCAGTGGACTCATCTGTGTCTCCAAAGCAACAGTTTATTTTAGCCAGTCCAGATGGAACTGGTGCGGGAAAGGTGATTTTGGCAGCACCTGAGACATCTAATGCCAAACAACTTATCTTTACCACAGCAGACAACATTGTGCCAGGCAGAATTCAG ATAGTGACAGACTCTGCTTCGGTGGAACGTTTGCTGGGAAAAGCTGATGTTCAGCGGGCCCAGGTAGTAGAATATTGCGTGGTCTGTGGTGATAAAGCATCAG GTCGTCACTATGGTGCTGTCAGTTGTGAGGGATGCAAGGGTTTCTTTAAAAGGAGTGTGAGGAAGAATCTGACCTACAGTTGTCGTAGCAACCAAGACTGTATCATCAATAAACACCATCGGAATCGCTGCCAGTTCTGTAGGCTTAAGAAATGTCTAGAGATGGGCATGAAAATGGAAT CGGTTCAAAGTGAAAGAAAGCCTTTTGATGTGCAACGTGAAAAACCAACCAACTGTGCAGCTTccactgaaaaaatatatattagaaAAGACCTACGAAGCCCTCTAATAGCAACTCCAACATTTGTTGCAGATAAAGATGGGGCACG GTCTGCAGGTCTTCTTGATCCAGGAATGCTTGTGAATATTCAACAGCCTCTGATCAGGGATGATGGTACCATCCTCCTAGCTGCTGACTCTAAG GCTGAGACAAGCCAGGGTGCTTTAGGAACACTAGCAAATGTTGTAACATCTCTTGCTAATCTCAGTGACTCACTAAATAATGGAGATACTTCTGAAATTCAACAAGAAGAGCAATCCGCCAGTGAAATTTCACG GGCATTTGATACTTTGGCCAAAGCACTCAATACCACAGATGGTACAGCAGCTCCTAACTTGGCAGATGGAATGGATCCTACAGGAGGAGGGAATATTCACGTAATTAGTAGAGATCAGTCAACACCAATTATTGAAGTGGAAGGACCCTTACTTACAGATACACATGTTACGTTTAAG CTGACAATGCCCAGTCCAATGCCGGAGTATCTTAACGTACACTACATCTGTGAGTCAGCATCACGGCTACTTTTCTTATCTATGCACTGGGCTAGATCCATACCTGCATTTCAAGCACTTGG CCAGGAGTGTAATACAGGCCTTGTGCGTGCCTGCTGGAATGAGCTGTTTACCTTAGGCCTGGCACAGTGTGCGCAAGTGATGAGTCTGTCAACTATCCTAGCTGCTATTGTCAACCATCTTCAGAACAGCATACAGGAAG gggtggacccaGAGTGGATCCACACTGGGCTCTTGCGAGGGCAAGCCACTGAGGGAAGAACATCCCTTGGACCTAAGCTGCTTCCTGACAAGGAGTGCTGCATAGCCAGAGATCCCCTTCACCAGTTGGGTGAGTTCAACTCTTCTTGA